The Streptomyces sp. NBC_00224 genome has a window encoding:
- a CDS encoding WXG100 family type VII secretion target, with translation MSDSWVGGDIGGIRAMGDAYKNAKHDLESIVKPLGTVVERLAKDAAWEGEAAESFRAKWSEDALTAGGFAELVHATGEILCTLADHLSAAESALQNAEDVAVKAGVPMGPKGVPGQLVTNNPPHPDEQRAIDGLTNYGAVRTDILHAAQQARLDAAEALNKLYEEDTSKVSKGDKVTIADYLRGLYAYDSERTRVKGHDAATKLDDARKEAAEAKKDLRTERGAWQKQGRTLPKDSPARLAYKDALTRLDGLETDIARAEHGSSALPYDHALNVKVGDAAEALRLGKSLEKLPEFLKEIPVVDVAAASVCGLIEAKDDHDKGWSWTHSVVVDGGAALGGLAAGTAAVALVASSEITVPVAVVAGVGGLVIIGTTDLLDEAFHEHWSEDIHDHGVVGGILHGSANVASDTWGDVKRLGGDAKDGAKKVWHGFTSLF, from the coding sequence GTGAGCGACAGCTGGGTGGGCGGGGACATCGGCGGCATCCGCGCGATGGGCGACGCCTACAAGAACGCCAAGCACGACCTCGAATCGATCGTGAAGCCGCTGGGCACGGTCGTCGAGCGGCTGGCCAAGGACGCGGCCTGGGAGGGCGAGGCCGCCGAGTCGTTCCGCGCCAAGTGGAGCGAGGACGCGCTGACGGCGGGCGGATTCGCGGAGCTGGTCCACGCGACCGGCGAGATCCTCTGCACGCTGGCCGACCATCTCTCGGCCGCCGAGAGCGCGCTGCAGAACGCCGAGGACGTCGCCGTGAAGGCGGGCGTCCCGATGGGCCCCAAGGGCGTCCCCGGCCAGCTGGTGACCAACAACCCGCCCCATCCCGACGAGCAGAGGGCGATCGACGGGCTCACCAACTACGGGGCCGTGCGCACCGACATCCTGCACGCGGCCCAGCAGGCCCGCCTCGACGCCGCCGAGGCGCTCAACAAGCTGTACGAGGAGGACACTTCGAAGGTGTCCAAGGGCGACAAGGTCACCATCGCCGACTATCTGCGCGGCCTGTACGCGTACGACTCCGAGCGCACCCGGGTCAAGGGCCACGACGCCGCCACCAAGCTGGACGACGCCAGGAAAGAGGCGGCCGAGGCGAAGAAGGACCTGCGCACCGAGCGCGGTGCGTGGCAGAAGCAGGGGAGGACGCTCCCCAAGGACTCCCCGGCCCGGCTCGCCTACAAGGACGCGCTGACCAGGCTCGACGGCCTGGAGACCGACATCGCCCGCGCCGAGCACGGCAGTTCGGCGCTCCCGTACGACCACGCCCTCAATGTGAAGGTCGGGGACGCGGCGGAAGCGCTGCGGCTGGGCAAGAGCCTGGAGAAGCTGCCGGAGTTCCTCAAGGAGATCCCGGTCGTGGACGTCGCCGCGGCGAGCGTGTGCGGCCTCATCGAGGCCAAGGACGACCACGACAAGGGCTGGTCGTGGACGCACTCGGTGGTGGTGGACGGGGGTGCGGCACTGGGCGGGCTCGCGGCCGGCACCGCCGCGGTCGCCCTGGTGGCGAGTTCGGAGATCACCGTGCCGGTGGCCGTGGTCGCCGGAGTCGGCGGCCTGGTGATCATCGGTACGACGGACCTGCTCGACGAGGCGTTCCACGAGCACTGGAGCGAGGACATCCACGACCACGGCGTGGTCGGCGGCATCCTGCACGGCTCCGCCAACGTGGCGTCCGACACCTGGGGGGACGTCAAGCGACTCGGCGGCGATGCCAAGGACGGAGCGAAAAAGGTGTGGCATGGCTTCACGAGCCTCTTCTGA
- a CDS encoding SCO5717 family growth-regulating ATPase encodes MNSDQDQFRTGGNARDENRSDADPEPTGEFTIDYTPPAWYTQNAAPSADAATPPPPPPAGPPVAVPGLPSSGGFQPNWTTTPPPPGPAPVPAQTPSPEPAAEPQPFGGGDIESGATMRFSPGSLKRELAERLAAADAAKAAAAQPDAEADADTSTATGTDADVPSGAAVTDAAPAPVDAAVKDEPAVSAAQDSDGTAQAEPEAGATGPGGSEGTTPEADAASGEPEPSASAPVAAAETAGAESAASADTDQAPGEPTDFADFTDSGDYVTAAPVPAEAADAVPAEPVPAPPVAEPVDAVAAQAAAAAPTDAVPDAVHAAADATPEDAAPQDAPGAPAEQPWAAPAQQPGLPPLPPAYQPAAPPSAPQWPVPASQQQPQAGQPAWPLPQGDQPPAQATPNVPAPQPVPPTAHQGGFPLPQPNAPAQQGGYGFPHPGTPNTPAPAPTADPNAPAPQGAYGFPHPGTPGAPSAPTPATAPNTPAPQGGYGFPQPGTQGAPGTPNLPTPAPAVAPNAPAQQDGYGFPRPGTPAAADPNFPAPQGGYGFPQPPQAPNPPAPQAPHAPQGGYGFPQPGPASTAADAHLPVPHLPVPHQQAQPPAQPLPQAQPPAGPVDPRSGAAWPSPVAHDQRERSVPGAPLGYTAAVELSSDRLLRNNKQKAKSSRNPGSASRFKFGSKKEEAERQQKLNLIRTPVLSCYRIAVISLKGGVGKTTTTTALGATLATERQDKILAIDANPDAGTLGRRVRRETGATIRDLVQAIPYLNSYMDIRRFTSQAPSGLEIIANDVDPAVSTAFNDEDYRRAIDVLGKQYPIILTDSGTGLLYSAMRGVLDLADQLIIISTPSVDGASSASTTLDWLSAHGYADLVQRSLTVISGVRETGKMIKVDDIVQHFQTRCRGVVVVPFDEHLAAGAEVDLDMMRPKTREAYFHLSALVAEDFIRAQQQQGLWTADGNPPPHLAPPMPGHQQAQQPGQPFPGQQGQPGQPGQPGQPGPGQQAPGQPMPQQPYPGQPMPPQPYAPQQPQPPQPYGGQQPPQAWQQPQPPQQ; translated from the coding sequence GTGAACAGCGATCAGGACCAGTTCCGCACCGGCGGGAACGCGCGCGACGAGAATCGGTCCGACGCCGATCCCGAGCCCACGGGTGAGTTCACCATCGACTACACCCCGCCGGCCTGGTACACGCAGAACGCGGCGCCGAGCGCGGACGCGGCGACGCCGCCTCCCCCGCCGCCCGCCGGACCGCCCGTTGCCGTGCCCGGCCTGCCCTCCAGCGGCGGCTTCCAGCCGAACTGGACGACCACACCTCCGCCGCCGGGCCCCGCCCCGGTCCCGGCCCAGACCCCCTCCCCGGAGCCGGCCGCCGAGCCGCAGCCGTTCGGGGGCGGGGACATCGAGAGCGGCGCGACGATGCGGTTCTCGCCGGGCTCCCTGAAGCGGGAGCTCGCGGAGCGGCTGGCCGCGGCGGACGCGGCGAAGGCCGCCGCCGCACAGCCCGACGCCGAGGCTGATGCGGATACGAGTACGGCTACGGGTACGGATGCGGATGTGCCGTCGGGCGCCGCCGTAACTGATGCCGCTCCCGCGCCGGTCGACGCGGCCGTCAAGGACGAGCCCGCTGTGAGCGCTGCCCAGGACTCCGACGGTACGGCCCAGGCCGAGCCCGAAGCCGGGGCCACGGGTCCGGGCGGCTCCGAGGGCACGACGCCGGAGGCCGACGCGGCTTCGGGTGAGCCCGAGCCGAGCGCCTCAGCCCCGGTCGCCGCTGCGGAGACGGCCGGTGCCGAGTCCGCCGCATCGGCCGACACCGACCAGGCGCCCGGCGAGCCCACCGACTTCGCCGACTTCACCGACTCCGGCGACTATGTGACCGCCGCGCCGGTGCCGGCCGAGGCAGCAGATGCCGTGCCCGCCGAGCCCGTTCCCGCGCCGCCGGTCGCCGAGCCGGTTGACGCCGTGGCGGCGCAGGCGGCCGCGGCCGCTCCGACCGACGCCGTACCCGACGCCGTACACGCCGCCGCGGACGCGACCCCCGAGGACGCCGCGCCTCAGGACGCGCCGGGCGCCCCGGCCGAGCAGCCGTGGGCCGCGCCGGCCCAGCAGCCTGGGCTGCCGCCGTTGCCGCCCGCGTACCAGCCCGCCGCGCCCCCGTCGGCGCCGCAGTGGCCCGTACCGGCGTCGCAGCAGCAGCCGCAGGCCGGACAGCCCGCGTGGCCGCTGCCGCAGGGCGACCAGCCGCCTGCCCAGGCCACGCCGAACGTTCCGGCGCCGCAGCCCGTACCGCCGACGGCCCACCAGGGCGGCTTCCCGCTGCCCCAGCCCAACGCCCCGGCCCAGCAGGGCGGCTACGGCTTCCCGCACCCCGGCACGCCGAACACCCCGGCTCCGGCTCCGACCGCCGACCCGAACGCCCCTGCCCCGCAGGGTGCTTACGGCTTCCCGCACCCCGGCACGCCAGGCGCACCCAGCGCCCCGACCCCGGCCACCGCCCCCAACACCCCTGCCCCGCAAGGCGGTTACGGGTTCCCCCAGCCGGGCACGCAGGGCGCACCGGGCACGCCGAACCTCCCGACCCCGGCCCCGGCGGTCGCGCCCAACGCTCCCGCCCAGCAGGACGGCTACGGCTTCCCGCGCCCCGGGACCCCGGCCGCCGCCGACCCCAACTTCCCCGCCCCGCAAGGCGGTTACGGGTTCCCGCAGCCGCCCCAGGCCCCGAACCCGCCCGCGCCGCAGGCACCCCACGCGCCCCAGGGCGGCTACGGCTTCCCGCAGCCGGGCCCGGCCAGTACGGCCGCCGATGCCCACCTCCCCGTACCCCACCTCCCCGTACCCCACCAGCAGGCCCAGCCCCCGGCGCAGCCGCTGCCCCAGGCGCAGCCGCCCGCCGGGCCGGTGGATCCGCGGAGCGGGGCCGCCTGGCCCTCCCCCGTGGCGCACGACCAGCGCGAGCGGTCCGTGCCGGGTGCGCCGCTCGGGTACACGGCGGCCGTGGAGCTCTCCTCCGACCGGCTGCTGCGCAACAACAAGCAGAAGGCGAAGAGCAGCCGCAACCCGGGCAGCGCCTCGCGCTTCAAGTTCGGCAGCAAGAAGGAGGAGGCGGAGCGGCAGCAGAAGCTCAACCTCATCCGGACCCCGGTCCTCTCCTGCTACCGGATCGCCGTGATCTCCCTCAAGGGCGGTGTCGGCAAGACGACGACCACGACGGCGCTCGGTGCGACGCTGGCGACCGAGCGGCAGGACAAGATCCTGGCGATCGACGCCAACCCGGACGCCGGCACGCTCGGCCGCCGGGTGCGCCGCGAGACCGGGGCCACCATCCGCGACCTGGTCCAGGCGATCCCGTACCTCAACTCGTACATGGACATCCGCCGGTTCACCTCGCAGGCCCCGTCCGGTCTGGAGATCATCGCCAACGACGTCGACCCGGCCGTCTCCACGGCCTTCAACGACGAGGACTACCGGCGGGCGATCGACGTCCTGGGCAAGCAGTACCCGATCATCCTCACCGACTCGGGTACGGGTCTGCTGTACTCCGCGATGCGCGGCGTCCTCGACCTCGCGGACCAGCTGATCATCATCTCCACCCCGTCCGTCGACGGTGCGTCGAGCGCGTCCACGACCCTGGACTGGCTCTCCGCGCACGGGTACGCCGACCTCGTCCAGCGCTCCCTCACCGTCATCTCCGGGGTCCGCGAGACCGGCAAGATGATCAAGGTGGACGACATCGTCCAGCACTTCCAGACGCGCTGCCGCGGGGTCGTGGTGGTCCCGTTCGACGAGCATCTGGCGGCGGGCGCCGAGGTCGACCTCGACATGATGCGGCCCAAGACGCGTGAGGCGTACTTCCATCTGTCGGCGCTGGTGGCCGAGGACTTCATCCGGGCCCAGCAGCAGCAGGGCCTGTGGACCGCGGACGGCAACCCGCCGCCGCACCTGGCCCCGCCGATGCCGGGCCACCAGCAGGCCCAGCAGCCGGGCCAGCCGTTCCCGGGACAGCAGGGACAGCCGGGTCAGCCGGGTCAGCCGGGTCAGCCCGGGCCCGGCCAGCAGGCGCCGGGGCAGCCGATGCCCCAGCAGCCGTACCCGGGTCAGCCGATGCCGCCCCAGCCGTACGCCCCGCAGCAGCCGCAGCCGCCCCAGCCGTACGGCGGCCAGCAGCCCCCGCAGGCGTGGCAGCAGCCGCAGCCTCCGCAGCAGTAG
- the eccE gene encoding type VII secretion protein EccE, whose product MASATRVRPAATGPSAPAQGASAPRLKARPGHFGSFRLQQLVLVELAAAVLLTAWVIDTLMLVPAGVVAALLVLLAVVRRHRRSLPEWLSTVLALRARTRRAASLPVPEGTEPGFAPAVECDPALRTYTFGDRDRRPVGMVGDGTFLTAVLQVEMDATALRPERGTRPLPVALVRDALDVDGIRLESAQIVQHTQPAPAPHLPQQSVAARNYAPLQAQTGSPAVRLTWIALKLDPELCPEAVAARGGGLTGAQKCLVRAADQLASRLTGAGFRTTVLTEQELTGAIATSTCANPMAIAQAGRAGTPGRRTQETARTWRCDDRRHTTYWVGRWPQLGGGGASMPQLVALLTSLPALATTFSLTLAAGDRQEVTLTGHVRITGRSDEELVVARRELERTARGVKTGLVRLDREQLPGMLATLPLGGAR is encoded by the coding sequence ATGGCGTCCGCGACGCGTGTGCGGCCTGCCGCCACCGGACCGTCGGCCCCCGCCCAGGGAGCCTCCGCACCCCGGCTGAAGGCCCGGCCCGGACACTTCGGGTCGTTCCGACTGCAACAACTCGTACTGGTGGAGCTCGCCGCCGCCGTGCTGCTCACCGCGTGGGTGATCGACACGCTGATGCTGGTGCCCGCCGGCGTGGTCGCCGCGCTGCTCGTGCTGCTCGCGGTCGTCCGCCGCCACCGCCGCTCGCTGCCCGAGTGGCTGAGCACGGTGCTGGCGCTGCGCGCGCGTACGCGCAGGGCGGCGAGCCTGCCGGTCCCGGAGGGCACGGAACCGGGCTTCGCCCCCGCGGTGGAATGCGACCCGGCACTGCGGACGTACACGTTCGGCGACCGCGACCGCCGCCCCGTCGGCATGGTCGGCGACGGCACCTTCCTCACCGCCGTCCTCCAGGTCGAGATGGACGCCACGGCGCTGCGCCCGGAGCGCGGCACCCGCCCGCTGCCGGTCGCCCTCGTACGGGACGCGCTGGACGTCGACGGCATCCGACTGGAGTCCGCGCAGATCGTCCAGCACACCCAGCCCGCGCCCGCCCCGCACCTGCCGCAGCAGTCGGTGGCCGCCCGCAACTACGCACCGCTGCAGGCCCAGACCGGCTCCCCCGCGGTGCGCCTCACCTGGATCGCGCTCAAGCTCGACCCCGAGCTGTGCCCGGAGGCGGTGGCGGCGCGCGGCGGCGGTCTGACCGGCGCCCAGAAGTGCCTGGTGCGCGCGGCGGACCAGCTGGCGAGCCGGCTCACCGGCGCCGGGTTCCGTACGACGGTCCTCACCGAGCAGGAGCTGACCGGCGCCATCGCCACCTCGACCTGCGCCAACCCGATGGCGATCGCCCAGGCGGGCCGCGCGGGCACGCCGGGGCGGCGCACCCAGGAGACCGCCAGGACCTGGCGCTGCGACGACCGCCGCCACACGACGTACTGGGTGGGCCGCTGGCCCCAACTGGGCGGCGGCGGGGCCTCGATGCCGCAGCTGGTCGCCCTGCTCACCTCGCTTCCGGCGCTCGCCACCACGTTCAGCCTGACGCTGGCCGCCGGCGACCGCCAGGAGGTCACACTCACCGGACACGTCCGGATCACCGGCCGCAGCGACGAGGAACTGGTCGTCGCCCGCCGGGAGCTGGAGCGCACCGCGCGCGGAGTCAAGACCGGCCTGGTGCGCCTGGACCGCGAACAGCTGCCGGGCATGCTGGCCACACTGCCGCTCGGGGGTGCGCGCTGA
- the eccB gene encoding type VII secretion protein EccB translates to MASRRDELNAYTFAKKRTVAAFLQPSPTGTEEGAPRPLKAIVPSVIVAALCLAGFGAWGMFKPKAPQGWDTPGAKVIVGKQSTTRYVVLSTGKGKDKKVLLHPVLNLASARLMLDPQKFDVIQVSDDILDSGKLSRGPILGIPYAPDRLPGATEAGKAKRWAVCEQPGGGKDSVQKAAFVFADRDFKLTDDKRRLAGGQVLYVQGQKNKARYVVDAKGTKYLVKGAPGDLLARTLFGADEQPQPVTDDWLATLGDGTPVDFPAIPGTVGAPAGTGGGLSPQEDKVGMVLRAQTGAGPQQYVVLQGKVQPVSDFTAWLLLNSPQTTKLGMRGDVKDVDAASIAPKPDYFGAANNWPEKKAKQVNAGGGAAAPGARSTVCSVLRKVDDKGGTTLSTWAGTEYPAAITAGGTSTYVTPGTGLLYTQVQGKQTKPDGSLFLVTDTGLRYAVQANGDSDAARSDIGTGDQQKQDDGRPEPSQAQQRLGYEKVTPALVPINWSEFLSKGPRLDTNSARQPQGS, encoded by the coding sequence ATGGCATCACGGCGGGACGAGCTCAACGCGTACACCTTTGCGAAGAAGCGCACGGTGGCGGCGTTTCTGCAACCGTCTCCCACGGGCACGGAGGAAGGTGCTCCGCGCCCGCTGAAGGCCATCGTGCCGAGCGTGATCGTGGCCGCGCTCTGCCTCGCCGGCTTCGGCGCCTGGGGGATGTTCAAGCCCAAGGCGCCGCAGGGCTGGGACACCCCCGGCGCCAAGGTGATCGTCGGCAAGCAGTCGACGACCCGTTACGTCGTCCTGTCCACCGGCAAGGGCAAGGACAAGAAGGTCCTGCTCCACCCGGTGCTCAACCTGGCCTCGGCGCGGCTGATGCTCGATCCGCAGAAGTTCGACGTCATCCAGGTCAGCGACGACATCCTGGACTCGGGCAAGCTCTCGCGCGGCCCGATCCTGGGCATTCCGTACGCCCCGGACCGGCTGCCCGGCGCGACCGAGGCCGGCAAGGCCAAGCGCTGGGCGGTCTGCGAGCAGCCCGGCGGCGGCAAGGACTCGGTCCAGAAGGCCGCGTTCGTCTTCGCCGACCGCGACTTCAAGCTGACCGACGACAAGCGCCGACTCGCCGGCGGCCAGGTGCTCTACGTCCAGGGCCAGAAGAACAAGGCCCGTTACGTGGTGGACGCCAAGGGCACCAAGTACCTGGTCAAGGGCGCCCCCGGTGATCTGCTCGCGCGTACGCTCTTCGGCGCCGACGAGCAGCCGCAGCCCGTCACCGACGACTGGCTGGCCACCCTCGGCGACGGCACCCCGGTCGACTTCCCGGCGATCCCCGGCACCGTAGGCGCCCCGGCGGGCACCGGCGGCGGCCTCTCGCCGCAGGAGGACAAGGTCGGCATGGTGCTGCGCGCCCAGACCGGCGCGGGCCCCCAGCAGTACGTAGTACTACAGGGGAAGGTCCAGCCCGTCTCCGACTTCACGGCCTGGCTGCTGCTCAACTCCCCGCAGACCACGAAGCTCGGCATGCGCGGCGACGTCAAGGATGTCGACGCGGCCTCCATCGCCCCCAAGCCCGACTACTTCGGCGCCGCCAACAACTGGCCGGAGAAGAAGGCGAAGCAGGTCAACGCGGGCGGCGGCGCGGCCGCTCCGGGCGCGCGGAGCACCGTGTGCAGCGTGCTGCGCAAGGTCGACGACAAGGGCGGCACCACGCTCTCCACCTGGGCGGGCACCGAGTACCCGGCGGCCATCACCGCGGGCGGCACCAGCACATACGTCACCCCCGGCACGGGCCTGCTCTACACCCAGGTGCAGGGCAAGCAGACCAAGCCGGACGGCTCGCTCTTCCTGGTGACCGACACCGGGCTGCGGTACGCGGTGCAGGCCAACGGGGACAGCGACGCCGCCCGCTCCGACATCGGCACCGGCGACCAGCAGAAGCAGGACGACGGCCGTCCCGAGCCGAGCCAGGCGCAGCAGCGCCTCGGATACGAGAAGGTCACCCCGGCCCTGGTGCCCATCAACTGGTCGGAGTTCCTGTCCAAGGGCCCGCGGCTCGACACCAACAGCGCCCGCCAGCCCCAGGGCTCGTAG
- the mycP gene encoding type VII secretion-associated serine protease mycosin, which translates to MVKPYRKPVLVGVATAVASLALAPSAYAAPAPVPPALGVDGSGECTFPMKKQIEGRPWSLQRVLFDELWQDTKGKGVRVAVIDTGVDIANPQLKSAVDAKSGKDYLKPEKNGSGEQNDKRGKTGGTVDEVGHGTKVAGIIAARPRAGTGFVGLAPEATIIPIRQNDEKNSGKTDTMADAIDHAIAQHADVINISQDTTEPQGPNSVLAKAVRRALDKQIVVVASAGNDGMDGKAKDTYPAAFPGVLAVASSDRNNERAVFSQPGTFVGVAAPGVDVVSTVPGNGQCSDNGTSFSAPYVAGVAALLRAKYPYATTKWTAAQIIARIEQTAERSVNGHDNFVGWGVVDPVRAVTADSPPEAAAHPDPGPPKAAAPDVTALALSETPQERNERYATYALGIAALLVAVVAGTATVIRDARKRGLQKVNGVNGVNRVSGRT; encoded by the coding sequence ATGGTGAAGCCATACAGGAAGCCGGTGTTGGTGGGCGTGGCCACGGCCGTCGCCTCGCTGGCGCTCGCCCCGTCCGCGTACGCGGCCCCCGCACCCGTGCCGCCCGCCCTCGGGGTCGACGGCAGCGGCGAGTGCACCTTCCCCATGAAGAAGCAGATCGAGGGCCGGCCCTGGTCGCTCCAGCGGGTGCTCTTCGACGAGCTGTGGCAGGACACCAAGGGCAAGGGCGTACGGGTCGCGGTCATCGACACCGGTGTCGACATCGCCAACCCGCAGCTGAAGTCCGCGGTCGACGCCAAGAGCGGCAAGGACTACCTCAAGCCCGAGAAGAACGGCTCCGGCGAGCAGAACGACAAGCGGGGCAAGACCGGCGGCACGGTCGACGAGGTCGGCCACGGCACCAAGGTCGCGGGCATCATCGCCGCGCGCCCCCGCGCGGGCACCGGCTTCGTCGGCCTGGCGCCCGAGGCCACGATCATCCCGATCCGCCAGAACGACGAGAAGAACAGCGGCAAGACGGACACGATGGCGGACGCGATCGACCACGCGATCGCGCAGCACGCCGACGTCATCAACATCTCGCAGGACACGACCGAGCCGCAGGGGCCCAACTCGGTCCTCGCCAAGGCCGTTCGGCGCGCACTGGACAAGCAGATCGTGGTGGTCGCCTCGGCGGGCAACGACGGCATGGACGGCAAGGCGAAGGACACCTATCCGGCGGCCTTCCCGGGCGTGCTCGCCGTCGCGTCCTCGGACCGCAACAACGAGCGCGCGGTGTTCTCGCAGCCGGGCACGTTCGTCGGGGTCGCGGCGCCCGGCGTCGACGTCGTCTCGACCGTGCCGGGCAACGGCCAGTGCTCGGACAACGGAACGAGCTTCTCCGCCCCGTACGTCGCCGGGGTCGCCGCGCTGCTGCGCGCCAAGTACCCGTACGCGACGACGAAGTGGACGGCCGCGCAGATCATCGCGCGGATCGAGCAGACGGCGGAGCGCTCCGTCAACGGGCACGACAACTTCGTCGGGTGGGGCGTGGTCGACCCGGTCCGCGCGGTGACCGCCGACTCGCCCCCGGAGGCGGCCGCGCACCCGGACCCCGGCCCGCCCAAGGCCGCGGCCCCGGACGTGACCGCGCTGGCGCTCTCCGAGACGCCCCAGGAGCGCAACGAGCGGTACGCCACGTACGCGTTGGGCATCGCCGCCCTGCTCGTGGCGGTGGTCGCGGGCACCGCGACGGTGATCCGGGACGCCCGGAAACGGGGTTTGCAGAAGGTGAACGGGGTGAACGGGGTGAACAGGGTTTCGGGACGAACCTGA
- a CDS encoding S8 family serine peptidase: MFSSARAVRSRPALLGAALAAVLACSVGTAPTALADDMRPKQWYLDAMDADAIWKVSTGKGITVAVVDSGVRSEPELTGRVLDGRDFTGAGGSLNDADGHGTDMAVTISGSGIGGGVKGLAPDAKVLSVRVAVKDHEFGGMETLAKGIRFAADSDARVINVSRAGDFPGAAAKQVLASAVDYALSKGKLIFAGSGNGGDKGNPIEYPAATPGVVAVGSVGTDGKLSKFSSTGSHVGLAAPGDKIPAHCSDGNGYCEARGTSYATALTSATAALIWSAHPGWTGNQVLRVMMETAGHNGKVPSQYIGYGTVRPAQVLLKGNGNPGPADVNPLLAARGGAAATTSPSPADTADKGAGAGGQEAPKAEKADGESKDSAPWTVIAIIAAAAVLIGGAFAAVRVRNKRA; this comes from the coding sequence ATGTTCAGCTCAGCCCGCGCAGTGCGCAGCCGCCCGGCACTTCTCGGTGCCGCGCTGGCTGCGGTGCTGGCCTGCTCGGTCGGCACCGCGCCGACGGCGCTGGCCGACGACATGCGGCCCAAGCAGTGGTACCTGGACGCGATGGACGCGGACGCCATCTGGAAGGTCAGCACCGGCAAGGGCATCACGGTCGCGGTGGTCGACAGTGGTGTCCGGTCCGAGCCGGAACTGACCGGACGTGTCCTGGACGGCCGTGACTTCACTGGAGCGGGTGGCTCCCTGAACGACGCGGACGGGCACGGCACGGATATGGCGGTGACCATTTCCGGCAGTGGCATCGGCGGCGGCGTCAAGGGGCTGGCACCCGACGCGAAGGTCCTTTCCGTCAGGGTGGCCGTCAAAGATCATGAGTTCGGCGGAATGGAGACGCTGGCCAAGGGGATCCGCTTTGCGGCCGACAGCGATGCCCGCGTCATCAATGTCTCGCGTGCGGGCGACTTCCCGGGCGCTGCGGCGAAGCAGGTACTCGCCTCCGCCGTCGACTACGCCCTCTCCAAGGGCAAGTTGATCTTCGCCGGTTCCGGCAACGGCGGTGACAAGGGCAACCCGATCGAGTACCCGGCCGCAACCCCCGGCGTTGTGGCGGTCGGCTCGGTCGGCACCGACGGCAAGCTGTCCAAGTTCTCCAGCACCGGCAGCCATGTCGGGCTCGCCGCGCCGGGCGACAAGATCCCGGCGCACTGCAGCGACGGCAACGGCTACTGCGAGGCCCGGGGAACCAGTTACGCCACCGCCCTAACCTCCGCCACAGCCGCCCTGATCTGGTCCGCCCACCCCGGCTGGACCGGCAACCAGGTGCTGCGCGTGATGATGGAGACCGCCGGGCACAACGGCAAGGTGCCGAGCCAGTACATCGGGTACGGCACCGTCCGCCCCGCCCAGGTCCTCCTCAAGGGCAACGGCAACCCGGGCCCCGCCGACGTAAATCCGCTGCTCGCCGCCCGGGGTGGCGCGGCAGCCACGACTTCCCCCTCTCCCGCAGACACAGCAGACAAGGGGGCAGGCGCCGGCGGCCAGGAGGCGCCGAAGGCCGAGAAGGCCGACGGGGAGTCGAAGGACTCCGCGCCCTGGACCGTCATCGCCATCATCGCCGCGGCCGCCGTCCTCATCGGCGGCGCCTTCGCGGCGGTACGTGTACGCAACAAGCGAGCGTGA
- a CDS encoding WXG100 family type VII secretion target encodes MSSNPGGQSIGYEAVTKAKNAIEETAHDMSQQIRVLADAIATVGSGWSGSGASQFVTAQDTLNRRHDDIRRKLDVLYNAVIGTKNLNQENDEEVDAAFRAINAEGGATSGGVPNTSGLNSL; translated from the coding sequence ATGAGCTCCAATCCCGGTGGTCAGAGCATTGGCTACGAGGCCGTCACCAAGGCCAAGAACGCCATTGAGGAAACCGCCCACGACATGAGCCAGCAGATCCGTGTGCTGGCCGACGCGATCGCCACGGTCGGTTCCGGGTGGTCCGGTTCCGGTGCCAGCCAGTTCGTGACCGCCCAGGACACGCTGAACCGGCGCCACGACGACATCCGCCGCAAGCTGGACGTCCTCTACAACGCCGTGATCGGGACGAAGAACCTCAACCAGGAGAACGACGAAGAGGTCGACGCCGCGTTCCGGGCGATCAACGCGGAGGGCGGCGCCACCAGCGGCGGCGTGCCCAACACCTCCGGCCTGAACAGCCTCTAG
- a CDS encoding WXG100 family type VII secretion target, which produces MGDTGPDLKIRYENVQEIANSIRAISKRITDDLGRMEAAVNVVAATWDGEAHGQYLKVQKDYRADANDIQQTLEKIARTIETGKESYHATDLKASRLFTEGY; this is translated from the coding sequence ATGGGCGACACGGGTCCCGACCTCAAGATTCGGTATGAGAACGTCCAGGAGATCGCGAACAGCATCCGCGCCATCTCCAAGCGCATCACGGACGACCTCGGTCGCATGGAGGCGGCCGTCAACGTCGTCGCCGCCACCTGGGACGGCGAGGCGCACGGTCAGTACCTGAAGGTCCAGAAGGACTACCGGGCCGACGCGAACGACATCCAGCAGACGCTGGAGAAGATCGCCAGGACGATCGAGACCGGCAAGGAGAGCTACCACGCGACCGACCTGAAGGCGTCGCGGCTCTTCACCGAGGGCTACTGA
- a CDS encoding DUF397 domain-containing protein yields MGSEREKEELYALDIAGVEWVSAPGTEEAEERVEIAHLPGGAVAMRSSLDPDTVLRYTEAEWTAFVLGARDGEFDLR; encoded by the coding sequence ATGGGCAGCGAACGTGAGAAGGAAGAGCTCTACGCCCTGGACATCGCGGGCGTGGAGTGGGTGAGCGCACCCGGCACCGAAGAGGCCGAGGAGCGGGTGGAGATCGCCCATCTGCCCGGCGGTGCCGTCGCGATGCGGTCGTCGCTCGACCCGGACACCGTGCTGCGCTACACGGAGGCGGAGTGGACCGCGTTCGTCCTGGGAGCGCGGGACGGCGAGTTCGACCTGCGCTGA